ccaaatccttaacccactgagcaaggccagagatcaaacttgcaacctcatggttcctagttggattcatttccactgcgccatgggaactccagactttacATACTTTTAAATTGAGATAATGTTTAGTAGATTTTAAGTCGCTTTAAGTACATAATTGGAATTTCTTTCATTGTTTATGTTATAAAACTCAACTATTTTTAGGTAtaatttcatattctttgccTATTAGTATCTAAATTATATAGAATCAACTTTAAATAGTAAGTAATTGTCCCATATAAAACCTGTTGTGTGttatttcttgtatttatttctagTCTTTCTTTATCATTCGTAGGACTAAGTGGACGATTTATCATAACTGCTCTTCCTACTATTTATCAGTAAGTATTTGAAGATTCTGTAGTTATGGAGAAAGATGCATCATACTTTAATCAGAATAGTAGGCCTCTGTTCTGGATTGTGTTTAAAGAGCATTATATTCAGTAAGTTTATTGGAAGGCTTATTTCCTTAGGTCCCTTTAGATGAATGATGTATGAACAATTGGTGATTTCAGAGATTGTAATTGTTTTAGAAGATGATGTGCGTGAGAAATGGTGTGATACCATTCAGCACAGTAAATGAATGTGAGCCCAGAGTTGTGATAAGTACTGTAGGAAATttggtaaggggaaaaaaatcactacgCTGGACTGGTTCCTAGAAAATACAGAGTTTAAACTCACCCTTGGAGGTAGAATTTTCAGGAGTGCTGAGTAAGCATTCCATCCTAAGGACAGTCTCAGTCATAAATAGCATGATATGTTCAAATATTAGCTAAGAAGGTGCTGTGGCTCAACTTTGGGAACAGTGGTAAGTGAAATGGTTAAATCAGAATGAATACGATCATGTAGTCTTCAGTGTTAGGCTTTTTAGTTTGTCTTTATCTTCCCAAGTGGTCATGAGAAACCTTAAATCTCTATATCTGCCCTGAACCTTAGTGTTCACCTAGCTGTTGGCTAAATGCCAGCCAGCACTTCTCTTATTTAAGGTTATAAAGACAAGAAGTTGGCAGTTCTGTGTGTAGGTATCTTGATTTTCTTTATCatcattttttcatctttgtatgcTTCCCTGTGCCTTTTTAGTCGCCCCTACTCCCTTTGTATCTATATAAATGTCTATTCTCTCTCTATaagtacttctttcctttttcaccaAGTCCTTTTTTCCACATGTCTGGGTAACTGGCTATTCTTTTCTAATCACTGCCTGAAATTTTCTGGAATTTGTTGCCCTTTTCTTTTAGTCATGTTGTTTATCATGCCAATTCCCCTAATTTCTGCCTCTTGAGATCTTACCTGACCTTCAAAAATAGCTCACGTgcccttttctgtgcaaaacttTGGAGTTTTGAGTGGACCCTTCCTTGTCGTCTTTGGCTCTGGGTGGATTAGGGCCCTCTAACCTTGCTGTGGGTAGTGAGGAGCTATGGAAAATATTTGTACCTAAGTGATAAAAATAGAAGTGTTAATTAAGTAGGATTAGACTGGCAGTATTATTTAAAGTAGTTTGGAAATGGTGGAGATGTGGGAACAGGGAGAGCAGTTATGATCCTATACCAGTTCCATACGTTGGGAACGGAAAAGGAGGGGGTGGGTGTCAGGAAGAACGCAAAGCAGACTGTAAAATAGAATCACTGTTTAAAGCATAATGGCAGAGATGATGTGATTATGACTGAAAATGCCAGAACAAGGCCTCTAATTTTTAACCTCTCATTTAACAAGAGTTAATAATAAATGCTACATATGATTCTAACCACTTTTTCATGAAGTCATTGCTTTAACGTGTATATTGTGGcttaaaagtgatttttctgaGATTTATCTACTTACTGCTTATCTTTTTTCCCTCAGGTTTTTAATGAGATAGAATTGACATGTAACTACTTATACTGTGTTTCATAGTTTGGAAGAGTAACAACAGCGGTCTTAAGACttaacattgtttaaaaataaaaccttaatatttaattaaatttgggTCTCAGATGTCAAGGATAGGCAGTGCATTGCTGATGTTTTGAATATTAGGATTGCTTGTAAAAATGAGGTTATAGGAAtagcaaaacaaatacaaagtttatttatttggtaCTGATTAATATTTACTTATGATATTCTTTAGTTGTAAAGACGGTGAATTTAGGCGCTATCAAGGCCCGAGGACTAAGAAGGACTTCATAAACTTTATAAGTGAAAAAGAGTGGAAGAGTAttgaacccatttcctcatggttTGGTCCAGGTTCTATTTTGTAAGTATGaggagtttttttcttatttatttcagaattaaGTGAAACacataatattttgtttaaataaagcATTTGTACTTAGTTTTAATTCTAGAACTCTTAGGGTATGTTCTGATTTACTATGTGATGTTTAGTTTGACTTTACCTTCTTAGTCTAACAGATACTTTGATCTTGTTAAGCTAGAAGGAGACATTTCTATAGAATTAAGCTGAAACCTTTTTTAGGAGTATTTCAGCACTATAGATGTGGTCATTTGTATCACCAAAAACTAAACCTCCTAAGAATGTGAGCAGTATAATGGGTAAAGCTATCGTTTGAGCTTAACATTTGAATGAAATCGTCCAACATACACCTACTCATGCTGCCTTTAAGTTTCAGTTCTTGATTTAATGAGATTGAATTATTCCACCTGTCTGATAACTTTATATGAATAGTATGGATGAACAATGATTCTAATGGCCTGACTAGTTACTGAGCTTTATGTGTAGTTAGAAGGTATATTTCTTCATAGCAGCTCACTGTGGAGCAGTAGGGACCGACCATAGCAAGAGTGTTTTCTGATACTGTTTTGGGGAGCAGCACCTCACGAGTCATTTCAGAGACCTCTGGGAGTATTGAGTTTTGCTGAGGCCATCCTGGTGTGGCTAGACTATATCTTTCCTCTAGCACACTTGCCCTTGGAGACTGGGGAGTTGGGATAATGGATTCTGGTAGTGGGAGTAAGATCAGCCctaagaaatgttttgttttgtttgggcttgtttttgtctttttagggctgcacccgcagcatatggaagttcccaggctaggggttgaatcagagctgtagctgaaggcctgcaccacagccacagcaacttgggatcagagctgcatctgcgatctacaccacagctcacggcattgccagatccttaacctactgagtgaggccagggatcaaacctgcatcctcatggatctagttgggtttgttatgctgagccataacaggaactcccccaagaaatattttgaaatagagcTTTATCTTTAGCACCTTTCCTTACACCTCTGAATTGAATTGTCCTTTTGCTCTCAGAATCcccccactgaaccacagtgccCAGCCCAATTAAGGCATCTAGTACTCCTGGCAGCATCTAAGTAGCACAAACTACAGGGAGGCTACATAGTATTTATGTTTCACTTCCTTATTCCTATtcctgttttgtgttttaaacaacagaagtgACATGATTAAAGTACCTTTCTATGTTGAACTGaaaatataactgatttttgTTTGAAATCTCATGTTGTAAACGATTCTTACCCTCTCTGGTGGAAGGGGGTTGCATGTGACATCTCTTTTGACTCTCCAGGGCAGCACTCCTTTTCGTTTTTATTGGTAGACTGACTGGGGGTGCTCCCAGGTTCACCATGGCAGGTTTACCCACTCAGCGATTAGGGACTGGATTAGGCCATTCTGTGTATAGGAGTTCTGGCTTATGTGTGAATTGTGTTGGTGGACCCTCTTATGTTAGAGAGAACTCACAAACCTAGTTATTGGAGTATGCTTTTTTCTAACTGCCCATGTAAACTACTGGGGTTTAATTATGTGAAAATAATAGTTTTACTTATATGGTGAtgaagtatttatttcttttataattattttgtgtATCATTATGCTATATCAAACTAATGCTGTCGTgagttttatttaactttaatacAAAAGGAGGGTTATTCTTAGGTTGGAAGGGCCAGTTCAAATGCTCCCAGTTTTTCTTCAGGCTTCCTTCTCTGCTCGTCCTTTGGAGGACTTTAAGGGTGAATAAGAGTTGCCATTTGCCTACCTACAGTGTACCTAACTTCAAACCAACTGGTTTCATAGAGCTTGTAACCTGTACTCTAGTATATTGGAGAAATCATCAGATGAAAGGTGAAAGGTTAAAGTCAAACaataggaaggagaaaaggaaaaaaaaatttatcatgtGTTTTGTTTATGAGGACATCATAGAGTGGCAAAAATTCAGAAACTGTTGATTTTCATTAACAGTCCTTACTATGGGCTTGAAATCAGTTATGTATCACTAATCTTGAGTTACACCAGCAGTGAAATCTATTGTGTTTGTGAAAGTATAGAGCAAAAAGTAGAAGCTAGAGATAATACACATGTATTCTACTTCAAAGCTATGTATCTGATTGTTTTTCAttcatctcttttattttagGATGAGTAGTATGTCAGCACTCTTTCAGCTATCTATGTGCATCAGGGTATGggctgaaattttatttctattttaattatttttggtactgtcaattttttaaaaaagatcatgtttttaggtgtttttttttgtttgtttgttttttttcttttgattttagacTTGCCATAACTATTTTATTGAAGACCTTGGATTACCGGTCTGGGGATCATATACAGTGTTTGCTTTAGCAACTCTGCTTTCGGGACTCTTATTAGGACTCGTAAGTAGTTAATTTTCATAGGAAGAAAAGTACTAGAATTTGATAATTTAATGTAGTTGCACTAGCTTTGTATTGTATAttcatatgatgtttatttttacagTGCATGATATTTGTGGCAGATTGCCTTTGTCCTTCAAAAAGGCGTAGACCACAGCCATATCCTACCagtaagtgtatttttaaaatgtttcttttattcactGTAATCTCGTTCATTTCTGTAAGTCTGTGTTGCCTTTGTAGCTTAGGTTTCTAAATATGGAGTGGTGGGGGAAGGAGTATATATATTTAACGTAAGAATGACAGCCCAGTGGATTTAGGAACATGGTTATTGGTTTTTATATTGTGGAGAATTTTAACACTGTGTATAAGTTATGCAGTGTTTGATACCATTGATCTGACATCAGTTTATTTGAAAACaccattggggagttcctgttgtggctcagtggattaaaaacccgactagtatccatgaggatgcaagtttgattcctggccttgctatgtgggttaatgatctggagttgctgtaagttgtggtgtaagtcacagatgcggctcagctctggtgttgctgtgggacaggctggcagctgaagcactgattcaacccctagcctatgaatttccatatgccgcaggtgtggccctaaaaagaaaaaagaaagaaaatatcatgaaATTCATGGATCCATTTGAATATACTTGGGTCCAAAAAATTGAATGTATTCCACTCTTGAAGTCATTCATCGGTTTGTGACCACAGttgaagattttttctttgtatgctgGTCAATTCTGTTTTCTCATAGGATGTTGGGAAAAGCAATTGCTGTAGTCACTTCAGGATTGTCATTTGACACTTTGCTTTACTACAAGATGGGTTTATATAATTAGAATAACTGatagggttttaaaaaaatttttattaggtaGTTACAGCAATACTTAAaaggaagagttcccgtcgtggctcagcagtaagcaaactcaactagcatccatgaggactcaggttcgatccctggccttgctcagtgagttaaggatctggcattgccgtgagctgtggtgaaggttgcagatgtagcttggatcccgcattgctgtggctctggtgtaggctgatgcctatagttctgattggacccctagcctgggaacctccatatactgctggtgtggccctaaaagacaaaagaccaaaagaaaaaaatacttaaagaacACATGGAGGGAATAATTTTATCCATCAGGGGCCACTGACCTGTAGGGGAAAAAATATACTAAGCACAGATTACTTAAGAGTCAGTGaatgtatgttttatatttatctcACTTCAGAAACCTTAACCTCACAACAGATTTCTTTTAAGTAACCTGTGACACAGCTGGTAATGTGATGTTGCCCATTCTATAGTGGCTGTATGGTTTGAGTTGTTTCCCATTATGTGTGTTTGGTTTAGGTTTTGAGTTGCTGGAGGAAGACCAAGCTGAGTCTGGCTTTAAGCAGAATAGGAATTTATTCATGTAGTGAGGAAGCCTGAGGGCAGAGTTGACTGGATCCTGGGTCTTAGATGTTAAGATGTTAAGTTTCTGAATTGCTCAGTTGTCTGACTTTGCTTGCTCCTTTTTTGGCTCTTTGCAGTTCTTAGCATAAAATGACTATAGAAAGTTCTAGCTCATCATCCCAGAGTAAGAAGAAAATAGACTTCTCTCTACACTCTATCTTTTGGAAAAATTCTGCTGTATTCCACTTGTATAAAGGATGTACGTTTTGGAAGTCACTGTAAATCAGGGTGTCTCAACCATGACACTGCATGACACTGTTGGCCTTTTGggctatatatttctatttttttttttttttttttttctttttacggccacacttgtggcatgtggaagtttccaggccagagtttgaatgggagctgcagctgaggcctatgccacagccatagcaacaccgtaTTCAAGCGGcatctgaagcctacaccacagctttcagcaacactggatccttaacctactgactgatgccacagattgaacctgcatcatcacagcaactctgtcaggtccttaaccccctgagcctcaatgggaactccaaggactgggcaatttttttttcctttttaagggcacacctgtggcatatggacctacccaggctaggggtggagttggatcagtagctgctggcctacaccacagtttgcagcaatgccagatctttaacccactgaatgaggccagggattgaacctacatcctcatggatactagtcaaggttcatttctgctgagctgctatgggaactccaagggcttaataattctttttttttttttttttttttttttttgccatttcttgggctgctcctatggcatatggaggttcccaggctaggggttgaatcagagctgtggccgccggcatTCACCAGAGCCTCTGCATcacgggatccgaactgcgtctgcaacctatgccacagctcatagcaacgccggattctttacccactgagcaaggccggggatcgaacctgcaaccccatggttcctagtcagattcgttaaccactgagccacgacaggaactccgagaataaTTCTTAATTGTGACAAACTGTCTTTTATACATTATTGAATATTCGGCAGCATGCCCCTGCTTGCCAGTAGCACCACCCTTCTTAGTTTGTAACAACCAAAAGTATCTCCAGGTATTGCCAAGTGTTCCTTAGGGGGCAAAATCACCCTGGTGGAAAACCACTGCTCTATAAACCGTTGAGCTCACCACAACCACATGGAATGTGGTGTAGGGAAGGGGTTATTAACCCAACAGAAAGAGGGATGCCAAACAGACCAGATTGTCCACTATAGTAATTCCTTCACGGAGTTTCTTCTACCTTATACCCCGTGTTCTTACCCCTCCGTTCTGGATGCTTGGGATTAGACACAGTCTCAGATCACCAAACAGAGAAAAGCTCATTGGCCAGATTCTGTGTTTTGTGTCTTAGTAACATGGTGTGTTTTAAAGATTAAGTTACCTAGCAACAGACCCTATTGAAAAGGGGGCatttatacatgtgtgtatacgtattaaaaaattcattgagctgtaCAATTATGATTTGTATATTATATTGTTTAtaattatacattaataaaaattatgtggggaaaaaagcacatttatgaaatcattttaaaaaagaagaaaaaaacatgcttGGAAAAATAGCCTTTAGCTGTAAGAGTCTGATTCTTGATTGTCTGGGAACTGAAATAAGGGTAGTGTTGAAGTTTATTTCAGTGTACTTATTAACTAGAAGACTTAATAGCAAATGAATATAAGATAGTTGTATTTAATGCAGCCTGTTTTCTTACAACATCCGTATTTGTAGCATTTTTCTGGTTCATTAATTTCAGTTCAGTTTATGAATAGGTAGGTAAAATGATGGTTAAGTAAAATATATCTtccaaatgaattatttttacagtATCATTTATTCTTAAAGAtaactttttccttttggaaatctAAAAGTGATtgataaataaatgctaaagCAGTTTATGGGCATATGAGTTGTATATTGACTGTACTTTACCACAGCTCTAATACATCAACCAAAAACCTTTGTTCTTTATCCTTAAGAAAAATTATTACCAGAATCTTCTCAACCTTTGAAAAAAGTGGAGGAGGAACAAGAGGCTGATGAAGAAGATGTTTcagaagaagaatctgaaagcaAAGAAGGAACAAACAAAGACTTTGCACAGAATGCCATAAG
The Sus scrofa isolate TJ Tabasco breed Duroc chromosome 1, Sscrofa11.1, whole genome shotgun sequence DNA segment above includes these coding regions:
- the TMX1 gene encoding thioredoxin-related transmembrane protein 1 isoform X1 codes for the protein MAPSGSPMVPLAVLLLLLWEAPWTHGRRSDVRIITDENWKELLEGEWMIEFYAPWCPACQNLQPEWESFAEWGEDLEVNVAKVDVTEQPGLSGRFIITALPTIYHCKDGEFRRYQGPRTKKDFINFISEKEWKSIEPISSWFGPGSILMSSMSALFQLSMCIRTCHNYFIEDLGLPVWGSYTVFALATLLSGLLLGLCMIFVADCLCPSKRRRPQPYPTKKLLPESSQPLKKVEEEQEADEEDVSEEESESKEGTNKDFAQNAIRQRSVGPSLATDKS
- the TMX1 gene encoding thioredoxin-related transmembrane protein 1 isoform X2, with amino-acid sequence MNFQAPLELQRRGNITRDSIWFHCPRYAPWCPACQNLQPEWESFAEWGEDLEVNVAKVDVTEQPGLSGRFIITALPTIYHCKDGEFRRYQGPRTKKDFINFISEKEWKSIEPISSWFGPGSILMSSMSALFQLSMCIRTCHNYFIEDLGLPVWGSYTVFALATLLSGLLLGLCMIFVADCLCPSKRRRPQPYPTKKLLPESSQPLKKVEEEQEADEEDVSEEESESKEGTNKDFAQNAIRQRSVGPSLATDKS